The genomic DNA TGCGCTCGCGGGTTTCTGGCAGTCACGGACCTTGGCGACCCCCGAGACAGATCAGGCCACCGCCCTCTTCGGTACCTTCACCATCGGCTATGGTGGCTATCTCGGCATTGCCGCGATCATCGTCGTCATCGCCATCCTGACGACCGTTACGGCGCGGCTGACGGTTACCCGCACGATCTACGAAATCGACCTCATCCGTTCGGACCCCGGCCGTACCGACCTCTACCAAAGCTGAGCCGCCTGATGTTTCGCCGCCACTCGATCTATTCCTTGCCGCAATCTGCGGCTATGTGAAGAGAATCATGATGGCGCGAGAGCTACGCGGGAACGGAATGGCCGGAGGAGATAAATGGCAGGGGCAAGCCGACGATCGCCGGCGGTCCCGCAGTCTCCTGCGCAAAATCCTCCGCCGAACCTTCTTCGTCCTGCTCCTGCCGCTGGCAATCCTGATCGCCGCCTTCCTGAACTTTGCCGACACGGTCGCCTCCCTGCAGCCGCCGGGTCATCCGAAGGCCGACGCGATCGTGGTCCTGACCGGCGGTTTCCAGCGCATCGACCAGGCGGTCGATCTTCTGAAGGGTGGCGCCGGCAAGCGCCTGCTGATCTCCGGGGTTCACCCGGCGACCACAGGCAGCCAGATCCGCCGCAACACCCAGAGCTCGGCCGACCTTTTCAAGTGCTGCGTAGACATCGGCCATGAGGCGATCGATACCATCGGAAATGCCACGGAAGCGGCGCAATGGATCCATGATCGCGGCTATGCGAGCGTGCTCGTCGTCACCAACAACTATCACATGCCGCGCAGCCTCCTGGAACTGCGCCGCGCCCGGCCGGAAACGGAGTTCATCCCCTACCCGGTCGTCAACTCCGATCTGAAGACCACAAACTGGCTGCGCAATCCGATGGTGCTGAAGTCGATCCTTCTGGAATTCGGCAAGTATACGGTGGCGTCAATACGCGACTTCGCCGGCGCCCGCCCGACCAGCGGCCTGCGCACCGACGCATCGCGCGCGACGCCCGCCGAAGAATAAGGGCCGGCAGGAACAGCCTTCGCCGCTGCAAAGTGAAACAGAGCAGTTTTCCTTCAGCACTTAATCGTGTAGGCAGCGATCAACCGGCTCAAAGACGCCGGTCCCCTTGAGACCTCGCCTACGAGAGCGTGCCTGATGATCGTCTTGCGTTCGATCCTTTTCAACATGGTGTTCTACGCCAACCTGATCGTGCAGATGATCGTGCTGACCCCGATCTACTTCCTGCTGCCGCGCAAGAAGGCGTGGTTCGTGCCGAAGAACTGGGTGCGCAGCAACCACTGGCTCATGGAAAAGATGGTCGGCACGACCTTCGAGATCGAAGGCTTGGAGAATATCCCCGAGGTTCCCTATATCTTCGCTCCCAAGCACCAGTCCTTCTGGGATGCCTATGCGCTGCTCCCCTGGCTCAGCGATCCCTTTTATATCCTGAAGCGCGAGCTCACCTGGATCCCGCTCTTCGGCTGGTATGTGCTCAAGCAACGCATGGTTCCGGTAAATCGCGCGGCGCGCGGCAAGGCGATGACCGGCGTGATGGACCGCACCAAGCAGGAAATGGCAACCGGCCGCGAGCTCATCATCTACCCGGAAGGCACGCGTCGCCCGCCGGGCGCTCCGCCGGAATACAAATACGGCATCGCCCGCCTCTACCGCGACCTCAGCGTGCCGGTGGTGCCGGTCGCCATGCATCCCGGCCTCTTCTGGCCGCGCCGCAAGTTCCTGCGCTTTCCCGGCCACTTCAAGGTTCGCATCCTGCCGCCCATCGAGGCCGGCATGGACCCGGACGCTTTCCTGGCGAAGCTCGTCGAGGTAACCGAGAGGGCGAGCGACGAGTTGCTCGTCGAAACCGTGAAGGCCAATCCGCACCTGCCGCTACCGCCGACCGCCCAGCAGCGGCTGAAGGAACTGAAGGCAGAAGGCCGGGCCTGAACCTTCAGGCCCGGGCTGAACGCGGCGACTGCCGCAGCAATCCGACCACCTCTTCCAGCCAGTGATCGCGGATACCCATCTCCTTGAGATGGGCGAGCGTGTTGAACACGTATTCGCTGTTCGGCCCGGATTTTCCCGTCGAAACCGCGACGATGCCGGCCGCCTCCGTGGTGGTCAGCGAGCCCGCATACTGGACGTGGGCGCGGTCGATGACGTAGGCGAGCGCCGGAACGCGGCGGCCGTCGGCAAGCAGCACCGGCATGGTGCGTTCCTTGTAGACGTGGGTCACCAGTTCACGCTCGCGCAGATAATCGACGACATCCGCCTGCTGTCCGCGCTGGACGCGAAACGCCGTCCCGATGCAGGAGCCGCCGCGGTCGAGCCCAAGCACCAGCCCCGGCCGCTGTTCGGTGCCGCGATGAACCCAGGAATGCACGCAGAGTGAGCGGCGAAAACCGAAGGCGCGTGCCGTGAGCTTCTCCTCGAAGGCAAAGCCCGGGTTCCACATCAGCGAGCCGTAGCCAAAGACCCAAAATTCGTCCATATCCACTGTCATTCAACCCGCGCTGCTGTTCTCACTGCCGAATCACGATCGGTCGCGTGGGACGGTGAGCCATTTTCGGTTTCTACGGCACAGCATCCCGGCACGAAAGAGACAAGGTCGTCCTCCTGCGGCCAAAGGAAAGAATAGTTTTGCGGATCGATGGCGCCACCCGAAAGGCAGCCTCCATCCTGTTTTGAGTGAGGTACCCGCGCCCATGTCGGCCACCGCAGTCTCCAACCCATCGCCGGTCAGCCGGAAATTCCGCTGGCTCCTGGCAGGCATCGTGCTTGTCACCGGCGTTTATTCGGCCGGCTGGTTTCTCGCCGCCGACCAGATCGAGAAGCGGCTTGCGACCCGCCTCGCCGAAGGACAGGCAGCCGGCCTCGGCGGCGAATGCACCAACATGGACGTGCGCGGCTTCCCGTTCCGCATCGGCCTCTTCTGCGACAAGGTCCATCTGGACGACACCCGCAACGGCACCTCGGCCTCGTTCGGAGCGCTGAGGACCGCTGCCCAGGTCTACCAGCCGGGCCATGCGGTGATCGAGCTTGACGGCCCGGCCGAGATCCGGGCTTCCCCCGGCCTCAACATCTTCGCCGACTGGACGTTGCTGCATGCGAGCGTGCGCGCGACCCTGTCCGGCGTTGATCGCACGTCGCTGACCTACGACAACCTGACGGGCCGGTTGCGATTGCCGCTTGAAGGCGACGGATTTGGCTTCGGCGCCAGCCACGGCGAATTGCACCTGCGCCAGAACGGCGCGGATCTCGACGCCGCCTTGAGCGTCGACAAACTGGACGTTCGGCCCGAGGAAGGCCCGAGCCTCGCACCGCCGGCGACCGTCGCCGCCGACCTGACCTTCACCGACCGGGCCGGATGGATGACAACCCCGCCGACGCCTGAGATGTTTCGCGGCAGCAAGGGCGAGCTGAGACAGCTCACCCTCGACCTCGGCTCGGGCATGAACGCCAAGCTTTCCGGGCCGTTCTCGGTCAATGATCAGGGACTGATTTCTGGCGAGTTCTCGCTGACGATGACCAATATCGAGGCCTGGCGCGCCAATCTGGTCACCCTGATCCCGGATGATGCCAACCTCGTCGACAACACCGCCAACATGCTGAAGGCTCTCGCCAACGGCAAGAACGAGGCGACCGTGAAGCTCAACGTGCGCGACGGCACGGCATTCCTCGCCTTCATCCCGATCGGCGTCCTGCCGACCCTCTAGGCTACGGTCCTACGGTCATACACCTCACAGGAAGGAAGACCGCTCCACGGTCTTCCTTGATCTGCTCAGGCTATTTCTGATCCATGGCATGGCGACCGAAGTCCGGCATCGCCGTGTCCTGGCCGGCCTGAATGATCGAGCGGCGAATGGCCCGGGTGCGGGTAAAGAGATCGAACAGCTTGTCGCCGTCGCCCCAGCGGATCGCCCGCTGGAGGTAGGCGAGATCTTCCGAAAACCGCGCCAGCATCTCCAGGATCGCATCCTTGTTGTGCAGGCAGACGTCGCGCCACATGGTCGGGTCGGATGCCGCCAGACGCGTGAAGTCGCGGAAGCCCGAAGCCGAATATTTGATGACTTCGGATTCGGTAACGGTCTCGAGATCGTCAGCCGTGCCGACGATGTTGTAGGCGATGATGTGCGGCAGGTGCGAAACGATCGCCAGCACCTTGTCGTGGTGTTCGGCGTCCATCTCCTCGACCATCGAGCCGAGCGTCTCCCAGAAAAGCCGCAGCCGCGCCACCGCTTCCTCATCCGCGCCAGGGGGCGGCGTCAGGATGCACCAGCGGCCGCGGAAGAGGCCGACGAAGCCGGCATCCGGGCCGGAATGCTCGGTACCGGCAATCGGATGCCCCGGCACGAAATGCACGTTCTCGGGCAAGTGCGGCGCCATCTGTGCGATCACCGAACCCTTGGTCGAACCAACGTCGGTGACGATGGCGCCTGGCTTCAGATGCGCTGAGATCTCGGCGGCAACAGCGCCGGACGCGCCGACCGGTACCGAGACGATGACGAGATCCGCGTCGCGAACGGCGTCCGCCGCAGACAGCGTATAGCGATCGCCGAGCCCGAGTTCCTGCGTCCGCTTCAGCGTCGCCTCGCTGCGCGTGGAGACCACGAGCGTGCCGGCGAGTTGCTTCTCGCGGATTTCGCGCGCGATCGACGAGCCGATCAGACCAATGCCGATGAGGGCGATCGTTTCAAACTGCTGAGCCATTATTTCCGTCCCATGAATTCGGTCAGCGCCGCGATGACGCCCTCGTTGGCTTCCGCGGAGCCGATGGTCATGCGCAACGCATTCGGGAAGCCGTAGCTGCGGACTGCCCTGAGGATATAGCCGCGGCGGGTTAGGAACTCATCGGCCTCCTCCGCCCGCTTGCCGGCCTCGTCGGGGAAATGGATCAGCACGAAATTCGTGACCGACGGCGTGATGCGGAGCCCGATCGCCTCGAGCGCTTCGGCAACGCGGGCAAGCCAGGTGAGATTGTGATCGACCGCCGTTGCGACGAAAGCCTGATCGCGGATCGCCGCCGCACCCGCCGCAATGGAAGGCGCACTGAGATTGAACGGCCCGCGGACACGGTCGACCGCGTCGATCACTTCCGGCGGCGCATACATCCAGCCGATGCGCAGGCCGGCAAGACCATAGATCTTCGAGAAGGTGCGGGTCATTACCACGTTGCGGCTGGCCGAGACGAGCTCAAGACCGGCGGCATAGTCGTTGCGGCGCACATATTCGGCATAGGCGGCGTCGAGCACCAGGAGCACTCCCTCGGGCAGGCCCGCATGCAGCCGGCGGACTTCGTCGACCGGGATATAGGTGCCGGTCGGATTGGCGGGATTGGCGAGAAAGACCATCTTGGTCCGCTCGGTGACCGCGGAAAGGATGGCGTCCACATCGACGCGCGCATCTTTTTCCTCGACGGTCACGGGCGTCGCACCGGCCGCCAGGATCTGGATCTTGTAGACCAGGAAACCGTGCTCGGTGATAATGCCTTCGTCGCCGGGGCCGAGATAGGTGTGGCACAGCAGCCCGAGCAGTTCGTCCGAGCCGTTGCCGCACATGATGTTTGCCGGATTGAGCCCGTGAACGGCCCCGATTGCCTCCCGCAGCGCCCGCGCCTGGCCGTCAGGATAGCGCTCCAGATTGAAGGCCATCGCCTGGAAGGCTTCTATCGCCTTCGGGCTGGCACCGAGCGGCGTTTCGTTCGACGAGAGCTTATGCACCTTGGCGACACCCGGCGCATGCTCCTTGCCCGGCACATAGGCGGCAATGTCAAGGATGCCGGGACGCGGCTCAGGGCTCTTCGAAGCAAGGCTCATCGGGTCAGCTTTCTATGGCCATCAAAATGCCACAGCGACCTTTGTCGCGCCTTGGGAGGCGCGGGGCGCTATAGGCAGGAAAAGAGGTCAAGCCATTACCGGCGCAAGCGGCTTTTGTCGAGGGTCCGCCGCCTGTACGCAGCGCCTTATCGGGTGAGGCGTGGCCGTTCGCGTGTGCTCGGCACGCCCTGCGGCGCCAACACCGGCACGAAGACACGGCGGGACGCACGCGCTGCGACCGGTAGCCCCTGGTAAAGCCGCTTCTGCGCCTCGACGACGATGACGCCTGAGAACACTGGCCAGAGCCAGCGGCCGAGCCGCTCAAAGCCTCGGCGCAGCCGCAGGATCGCCCGGAGCTTCGACGGCGGGAAGAACAGCGCGTCGGCCGTAGCCCCCGGCGTGAAGTTGGTCTCGCGCAACAGCGCCGTCAGCTGCCCGCGCGAATAGGGTCGGCCGGAGCCGAAGGGCGTATGCTCCATGCGCGCCCAGACGCCGCGTCGATTGGGCACGACGATCACGAGCCGCCCGCCCGGCGCCAGCACCCGCCAGATCTCCTTCATCGTCTCGCGCGGACTTTCGGCAAATTCCAGCGAATGCACCATCAGCACCCGGTCGATCGATGCGTCCGGCAGCGGCAATTCCTCGTCGAACACCAGCGCCGTCGAGGAAAGCTCGGCAACCGGCCAGTTCACCGCGCCCTGGCCCGCAGGCATGAAGGCGAAGGTGCGCTCCGTGTCCTTGCGGAACCGCTCGAGATAGGGAACGGCATAGCCGAGGCCGACCAGCCGCTCGTCCGGCAGCCGCGCCCAGACGGACGAAAGCGCCATGGTGACGGATTGCTCCGCCATCCGGCCAAGCTCGGAGTGATAGAATTCGCGAAGGTCGACAAT from Ensifer adhaerens includes the following:
- a CDS encoding YdcF family protein, with the protein product MAGGDKWQGQADDRRRSRSLLRKILRRTFFVLLLPLAILIAAFLNFADTVASLQPPGHPKADAIVVLTGGFQRIDQAVDLLKGGAGKRLLISGVHPATTGSQIRRNTQSSADLFKCCVDIGHEAIDTIGNATEAAQWIHDRGYASVLVVTNNYHMPRSLLELRRARPETEFIPYPVVNSDLKTTNWLRNPMVLKSILLEFGKYTVASIRDFAGARPTSGLRTDASRATPAEE
- a CDS encoding lysophospholipid acyltransferase family protein, which gives rise to MIVLRSILFNMVFYANLIVQMIVLTPIYFLLPRKKAWFVPKNWVRSNHWLMEKMVGTTFEIEGLENIPEVPYIFAPKHQSFWDAYALLPWLSDPFYILKRELTWIPLFGWYVLKQRMVPVNRAARGKAMTGVMDRTKQEMATGRELIIYPEGTRRPPGAPPEYKYGIARLYRDLSVPVVPVAMHPGLFWPRRKFLRFPGHFKVRILPPIEAGMDPDAFLAKLVEVTERASDELLVETVKANPHLPLPPTAQQRLKELKAEGRA
- a CDS encoding gamma-glutamylcyclotransferase; the encoded protein is MTVDMDEFWVFGYGSLMWNPGFAFEEKLTARAFGFRRSLCVHSWVHRGTEQRPGLVLGLDRGGSCIGTAFRVQRGQQADVVDYLRERELVTHVYKERTMPVLLADGRRVPALAYVIDRAHVQYAGSLTTTEAAGIVAVSTGKSGPNSEYVFNTLAHLKEMGIRDHWLEEVVGLLRQSPRSARA
- a CDS encoding DUF2125 domain-containing protein — protein: MSATAVSNPSPVSRKFRWLLAGIVLVTGVYSAGWFLAADQIEKRLATRLAEGQAAGLGGECTNMDVRGFPFRIGLFCDKVHLDDTRNGTSASFGALRTAAQVYQPGHAVIELDGPAEIRASPGLNIFADWTLLHASVRATLSGVDRTSLTYDNLTGRLRLPLEGDGFGFGASHGELHLRQNGADLDAALSVDKLDVRPEEGPSLAPPATVAADLTFTDRAGWMTTPPTPEMFRGSKGELRQLTLDLGSGMNAKLSGPFSVNDQGLISGEFSLTMTNIEAWRANLVTLIPDDANLVDNTANMLKALANGKNEATVKLNVRDGTAFLAFIPIGVLPTL
- a CDS encoding prephenate/arogenate dehydrogenase family protein, which encodes MAQQFETIALIGIGLIGSSIAREIREKQLAGTLVVSTRSEATLKRTQELGLGDRYTLSAADAVRDADLVIVSVPVGASGAVAAEISAHLKPGAIVTDVGSTKGSVIAQMAPHLPENVHFVPGHPIAGTEHSGPDAGFVGLFRGRWCILTPPPGADEEAVARLRLFWETLGSMVEEMDAEHHDKVLAIVSHLPHIIAYNIVGTADDLETVTESEVIKYSASGFRDFTRLAASDPTMWRDVCLHNKDAILEMLARFSEDLAYLQRAIRWGDGDKLFDLFTRTRAIRRSIIQAGQDTAMPDFGRHAMDQK
- the hisC gene encoding histidinol-phosphate transaminase — its product is MSLASKSPEPRPGILDIAAYVPGKEHAPGVAKVHKLSSNETPLGASPKAIEAFQAMAFNLERYPDGQARALREAIGAVHGLNPANIMCGNGSDELLGLLCHTYLGPGDEGIITEHGFLVYKIQILAAGATPVTVEEKDARVDVDAILSAVTERTKMVFLANPANPTGTYIPVDEVRRLHAGLPEGVLLVLDAAYAEYVRRNDYAAGLELVSASRNVVMTRTFSKIYGLAGLRIGWMYAPPEVIDAVDRVRGPFNLSAPSIAAGAAAIRDQAFVATAVDHNLTWLARVAEALEAIGLRITPSVTNFVLIHFPDEAGKRAEEADEFLTRRGYILRAVRSYGFPNALRMTIGSAEANEGVIAALTEFMGRK
- a CDS encoding class I SAM-dependent methyltransferase produces the protein MLRMHTDIVDLREFYHSELGRMAEQSVTMALSSVWARLPDERLVGLGYAVPYLERFRKDTERTFAFMPAGQGAVNWPVAELSSTALVFDEELPLPDASIDRVLMVHSLEFAESPRETMKEIWRVLAPGGRLVIVVPNRRGVWARMEHTPFGSGRPYSRGQLTALLRETNFTPGATADALFFPPSKLRAILRLRRGFERLGRWLWPVFSGVIVVEAQKRLYQGLPVAARASRRVFVPVLAPQGVPSTRERPRLTR